One window from the genome of Nicotiana tomentosiformis chromosome 5, ASM39032v3, whole genome shotgun sequence encodes:
- the LOC104109109 gene encoding uncharacterized protein: MFPTINTPTNYLLPITKTNHLSKKTRQPYKRKAVFFSMDNTQNCSSISCEIQIIRARNIEKSSLAKSNLFVRCYLPAGNNQRIQLNSQEISSSKSDNLFWDESFSLDCMGTQESINMLKQGTVVFELRSRKYIPVFGKNIGGSQVLGRAEIPWKRVFESTEMKIEEWAIMATSKNNENVKPPAVKIVMKVNVKDQANKVKKNDRLIRSWDESCTCKGYCGCNGGSIFSADDYEIFALGVALDAF, translated from the coding sequence ATGTTTCCAACTATAAATACTCCCACTAACTATTTGCTTCCCATCACCAAAACAAACCATCTCTCAAAGAAAACAAGACAACCCTATAAAAGAAAAGCCGTTTTTTTTTCAATGGATAATACTCAAAATTGTTCATCTATTAGTTGTGAAATACAAATCATAAGAGCAAGAAACATAGAAAAAAGCTCTTTAGCAAAAAGCAACCTGTTTGTTAGATGCTATCTTCCAGCAGGAAACAACCAAAGAATTCAGCTAAACAGCCAAGAAATCTCatcatcaaaatccgacaacttGTTTTGGGATGAATCTTTCTCATTGGATTGCATGGGAACTCAAGAATCCATTAACATGCTGAAGCAAGGAACAGTCGTTTTCGAGCTCCGATCAAGAAAATATATTccagtttttgggaaaaatattggTGGATCACAAGTGTTGGGGAGAGCTGAAATTCCATGGAAAAGAGTATTTGAGTCAACAGAAATGAAGATTGAGGAATGGGCAATCATGGCCACTTCTAAGAATAATGAAAATGTGAAACCTCCAGCAGTTAAAATAGTAATGAAGGTTAATGTAAAAGATCAGGCAAATAAAGTCAAGAAAAATGATAGATTGATAAGATCATGGGATGAGTCGTGTACATGTAAAGGTTACTGTGGGTGCAATGGTGGTAGTATTTTCAGTGCTGATGATTATGAAATCTTTGCACTTGGAGTTGCCCTAGATGCCTTTTAA